The genome window CGGTCGTGCGGCACAGCACCACCATCTCCTGATGGGCGATGTCCGACAGGCGCATCCCGAGGTCATAGATAATGTCGTCCCACTTCCAGCCGCCGCGCGAGGTGATCATGGCCGTGCCGTTCATCAGGTTGTCGAACACCGCGTCCAGCCCCGAGACGCTCAGGCCCTCATAACCGGTGAAGTCCCGGCCCCAGCGGCGGAATTCCAGGAACTGGCTGAGGTCCTCGGGGGCCACGAAACAGTGGTCGTGCAGCGAGATCATCAGCTGTTCCTGGAACAGCCGCCGCACGCGGGTCTCCTGCTCGTCCGTGACCTCCACGCGGCGGCTGGGCACGCGGCCGATTTCCTGCGCGAGCGGATACACCTTGTAGTCCTCTCCCGGCGTCAGGTACGAGAACGACTTGTAGCCACTGTAGTTCTTCTGCTGCATCGGGGCATCGGTAGGAATGGGCATTTCTTTCAGGTCAGTCATGATGTTTCCTCTCGGGGCTGAACATAGGGTGAGGTGGTGGGCAGTCGGTCCCAGACAGGGTGCCGATGATGCCGGCCACGAGGCTTGCGGAGGCGGTCACTCCAGAAGCGCTGAGATAGCTACTGGCCAGTAGGTGGTAGGGGTGTTGATCCCAGTCGCCGTACGGAGATGTTGATGGCTTCGGAGGCGACCTTAGGTGCGCCTCAGCCTGATCAAGCAGGCTAAGAATGTGGGTGGCCAGCTGACGTAGCCCCACAAAACCGTAATCCTGTGCAGGAGTGGCGGAAGAATCGAGCCAGGATGCGCAGGCGGATGGCACCTGCCCAGTGTCTAGGCCGCGCAGGAACACGGCAGTGTCAGCACTCAGAGCTGACGCTTCCGTCAGGGCAGCCTTCCAGATGGCCGGCGCCTGTTGGCCCTGGAAGGCCGGTGCCCCCGTCAGATCGGGAGTGCGGTCAACCAGGTCGGTGAAGCGTTGCGAGGCGCGCTGCAGATCGTCCGCTACAGGGCACACTTCCAGTGTCACGCGGGACATGTCTCGCTGCTGCAGCACCGAGTCTCGGCTCCGGGGACCCTGGTGCCGGAGGGCATTCCCGAACAGGCGGGCGGCGACGCCCCAGCCGAGTTGCAGCACATCGAAGCCAAACTCCGGATGGGACCCGAAGAGAACCACGTTGCCCTGACCGAACGGCCCAGTCACGACATTCGCCGCGCCGTCGGCAATCAGGGTCTCCACCAGCGGTGCAGCGTCGCCGGGCAAGCTGCGCTCCCATGGCGTGAAGGCAACACCTGCACCCTGTACGTGTGTCACGGCGGTGACGTCGGTGTGAACGAGGGGAGTGAAGCACGGCCCGTTGTAGTGCACGACCTCGAAGCGGTGAGGCAGTCCCTGGGTCAGCCAGTGCCTCGGGGCGGCCACTACAGCCTGGAGTACGCCAACCCCGGGGGAATCCAGGCCGCCCAAGCCAGCGTCGGCACCATTGGCCAGCGGGACGTCCAGCAAATGCAGGGGTCCAATGGCCGGGTGCTGCGCCGCAAAGCTTGCGGGTACGGTCGCGGGCAGGTACGCGCCCGCGCACGAGCCGATGTACATGCCGCCCGCTGCCACCCACTCCCGGATCGCCTGACTGCCGGTGATGCCCAGCGGGGCCAGTAATCCTGCCATGCCCAACAGGCCCCCTCCGGGCATCACCAGGACGTCGTAATCCTTCAGGCCGCCTGCCTGGATCTGCGCTGCACTGAGGGGCTCCGGTAGGCCGCCCCATTGCGCGACGAGCGCCGCGTGATGGTACGGTGCGCCGGCTGAAGCATAGATTGCCACCCGCAGCCGGGACAGTTCAGGGGACAGTTCGGCTCGCAAGTCTATCCACCAGGTGGGGACGCCGCTCACCATGGCCGCAGTCATCGGGTCCTCGGATCAGTCAGGTCACGCAGGACATTCCCCAGTAGGTTGAAACACAGGACGGCCACCGCAATCATCAGCCCCGGATATACCGCCAGGGCAGGCTTCACCCAGAAGTACGTCTGGGCGTTTTGCAGCATGTTCCCCCATGACGCCACCGGCGGCTGAATGCCCAGACCCAGGTAACTCAATCCAGTCTCCGTGAGGATGGACCAGGCGATGCCCAGCGTGGTCAGCACGGCGGTGGCCGGCAGGGCCTGCGGAAAGATATGCCGCCAGATGATGCGGTTACTGGAAGCACCGAGCGCGCGTTCGGCTTCCACGAAGTCAAAATTGCGGATCTTCGTGACCTCCGCGTGCACGATGCGCGCCACCTGTGGCCAGAAACCCAGACCCACGACCAGCACCACGATTGGCGGACTGTTGCCCAGCACCGCCAGCGCCGCCAAGATCAGGAAAAAACTGGGGATGGCCATGAAGGTGTCCACGACCCGCATCAGCACCACTTCCAGCCAGCCACGGTGGTAGCCGGCCATGGCACCAACCAGCGAACCGATGCTCAGGGCAACAAGCATCGAGATGATGCTGATCATTAGCGTAATGCGCCCGCCATACATCAGCCGCGCAAGTACGTCTCGGCCAAGTTCGTCTGTGCCCAACAGGTGCTCCGCTGAAGGCGAGGCCGTTGTGTTGAGCGCGTCTGTGGTGATGGGCGAGGCGGTGTATACGAGCGGCCCAAGGAAAGCGGTCAGATACATCATGGCCAGCACGGTGATTGCCAGCAGGCCAACTGGGTGCGAAAGCATCCGTGCAAGTAACCCCTTCCGGCGCTTACTTCCCGGCACAGCAGAAACAGTTGTCCCAACTTCGCGCGCCTCAATCATGACGGATCCTCGGGTCAACCACCGAGTACGTCAGGTCGATGAGCAGATTGGTGACGATCACCACGGCCCCCGCCACCAGCGTGACGGCCATGATGGTGTTGTAGTCACGTCCGAGTGCGGCGTCCACTGCGAGGCGGCCCATGCCGGGCAGGCCAAAGACGCTCTCGATGATCACCGAGCCGCTGAGCAGCGCCGGAAGGATCAGCCCCACCATGGCAATGATGGGGACCAGGGCATTGCGTAGCGCGTGTTTAGAGATCACACGGCGCTCTCCAACGCCTTTGGCACGGGCAGTGCGCAGATAGTCCATGCCAAGGACCTCCAGTAGCGACGAGCGTGTGAAGCGCACCAGGTTGGGCAACATCACGAAAGCCAGCACCCCCGCCGGGAGAATCATGTGTCTGAGCCAGCCCACCAGCGAGAAGCCGGCGCTCGCGTCATATAGCCCGGAGGAGGGCAGGACCTTCCACACCACGGAGAACAGCAGGATCGCCATGATCCCAGTCCAGAAGTCTGGAATACTCATGCCGAGTGTAGTGATGGTGTTGGTGACGTGATCGAGCACAGAATTTCGGCGCATGGCCGTGAGGATGCCCAGTGGGATGCCAATCACCACGGAAAGCAATAGGGCCGAGAGCGCCAGCTGTGCGGTATTCCCAAGCCGCTGACGCAAAATCGGCCCGATGGGCTGCCCGCCGTTGAGGGTGACGCCAAAGTCGCCCTGCACCAGATTTCCAGCCCATTGCCCGTAACGGGAGACGAGTGGCTGATCAAGACCCAGCTGTTTGTTCAGCGCGATGCGTTCCTCAGCAGTGGTCTCAAAACGTGAAGCGGAACTCGGCCCACCCGGCGCAAGGTTGATCAGAAAGAACGTGATCAGGGAAATCAGAACGAGCACAAGCACGCCCTGTCCGAGACGGCGAACCAGAAAACCCAGCATCTTTGCACCTCATGAAAGCAGGTGGGCGCACCGAAGTGCGCCCTGTCTGGTTATTTCGCGACGAACCACTCGTTGGCGTACTGAAAGTCTGCGGCCTGGGTGATGCCGCGCATCCCCTGCAGGCGCTTGTTGTACGCAGTGATGCTCTGCGGGTACCACAAGTACAGGTACGGCAGTTCTTTGGCCATCAGCGCCTGCGCGTCGTTGTAGATCCGTTTGCGCGATAGCGTGCTGCTGGCTTTGCGCCCGCTCTCAAGCAGCGCGTCCAGCTTCGGGTTCTTGTAGTTCGGAATGTTGTTGCCCACGTTCGCTGCTGAGGAATCGTAGTACGGCAGCACGTCGGGATCAGCAGGGGTCGACCACCACGCGGCGGACGCCTGATAGTCACGCTTAACGATGACCTGTTGAATATATGAGTTCCAGTCCATGGTCTTGATGTCGGCCTTCACGCCAATGTCCTTCCAGTACTGCTGCACCAGCAGCGAAATCGGCACGAGTTGCTGATACGACGCGGTGGGCATACTGATCACAAAAGGCTTGCCATCTTTCATCAGTGTGCCGTCCGGGCCGGGCTTCCAGCCAGCCTGAGCAAGCAGCGCCTTGGCTTTGGCGGGGTCGTAAGGGTACTGCTGGACATTCGCGTTGTAGTAGCTCTTCTGAATGGGCGCAATAGGACCGGTGGCGACCTGCCCGTAGCCTTTGAGAACGCTGGTGATCATGGCAGGCCGGTTGATGGCATGCAGCAACGCCTGACGTACGCGGGCGTCCTGGAAGCGTGGGTCATCCTGATTCAGGGCCACGAAGTAATAGATGTTGGCAGTGGCGATGTCCAGCACGAGGTTGGGGCTGCTCTTGATCCGGTCGACGGTTTCCGGATTGCTGACGGCGATCAGATCCACGTCCCCGGAGAGCAGTTGCGCGAGTTGCGCGTTGCTGTCCGACACGACCTTGAAAGTCACCCCCTGCAACTTGGGCTTGGTGCCCCAGTAGTTGTCGTTACGCACCATGCGGATGGTGGCGCCGGACACCACCTGCGAGATTTTAAACGGTCCCGAGCTGACGGGATTCTGCTTGTTAAAGGCCGTGAACTTCCAGGGATCGGTCACGCCCGCGAAGGCATGCTTGGGCAGGATACCCGCGTAGTAGGCGAGGTAGGTGGGCAGGGACGCCCACGGCCGTGCAAGGATGAATTCTGCGGTCGTTGAGTTGATCACATTGACCTTGGTCACAGCGTTACGCCAGGTACTGCCCTGGTTTGCCCCCAGCTCTTTTTTCAGCACGATGTCGTTGAAGGTAAATGCCACGTCCTCTGCCGTGAGGGGCTTACCGTCAGACCACTTCACGTTCTTGCGCAGGTTGAAGGTCCATTTCAGACCATCACTAGACGCCTTCCAGGAGGTCGCAAGGTCTGGAACCGGCTTAAGGTCTTTGTCCCAACGGGTCAGGCCAGGGAAGAGCAACTCGTTGATCAGGTTGGACTCGACAAATGCGTTTGGACTCCACGGATTGAAGGTCGGATCGGCCGTCGTCACGAAAGTAACACTGCCATTGGGATCGACGTTCTGGGCACCAGTACCACCAGCCAGGAGAAATCCAAGAGCCACCAGCTTCATTGTGCGCATTTTTTTCATACTTGCCACCTCACTCAAGGGGGAACAACAGTTGACGGTTCTGACCCAGCTGACGTGAAATGCGCTGCGCAGCAGAGCGGATCAGGTTGCCGAGTTCTGCCAAACGTTGGGGGGTCATACGGGATGCGGGGCCCCCAACACTGATGGCGCCGATGACCTGTCCAGCAGCGTTGAAGATGGGGGCGCCCACGCCACGGGCCTCTTCGTCGATATCAAGATCACTGATGGCGTAACCGCGCAGGCGGATAAATTCAAGTTCCTGCCGCAGCACCTCAGGATCGAGTTCGGTACGCGCTGTGAAACGCGGCAGGTCCGGCAACTGTGTAAGGACGGTGTCCTGTTCTGCAGCAGACAGGAAAGCCAGCACTGCTTTTGGACACGCACCGGCGTGCAAAGGGATACGTCGGCCAGGTTCGGTCACGAGACGTACGGGCCGCACACCATCGCGGTGATCCACACAGCTGAGCTGGTCACCGTCAAGGACAAACAGGTTGACGGTTTCCCCCGTTGTTTGTGAAACCTCGTCCATGAAGTCCTGCGCGGCACCAACCAGCGTGGGCTGTGGCTGTGACGCGGTTGCAAGCTGGTCAACCAGCTTGGTCAATACGAAGCGGTCGTCCTCATCCAGACGGATAAATCCAACGTGTTGGAGGGTGCGCAAGCAGCGGAACGCCTGGTTGCGATCAAGATCAAGTTGCTGCGCCATTTCTGAGGGCGTGTAGCGATAGGGCGGGCGGCCAAATACCAGCAGAACCTCAAGCGTGAGAGCGGCGGACTGAATAAGGTAGCGCGGAACATCCCTGGTGGTCTGAGTCACCCTGGTCTCCTGTTTGACTGTCTTAAACGGTTTGATTAATCGTATCGGATTGTTGTAGAGAACACAAGCTGGCTTGCAGCCGGTCAAATCTCACCGCATCTGGTCTGAATGCTGTATTGCCATAATTTGAGTAAGTGTGTTCCACCTCAGCACCTGACACTTCGGAAATTTGACGTGTTGGTAGGCGGGAAGGGCATGCTGAGCAACTGAAGGCAGTCCCCAAAGATCTCGCCGCCCCACCGCGCAGCTTGACCCAGCACCTGCCACCCGATCCGCACCTGACTGACCACGGCCCGCCCGCGGTTGTCCTGCCGTGGAGGATGGTCCTGAACCCATTGCGCGCCCACCCGAGCCATCCACGCCAGCGCGATACACAGCAATCCGAACAGCCGCGAGATCCGCTCTGGAGCGGTCATGTGCGTGGCTTCCAGATTCAACCCGCGGGACTTCAACGATGAGAACGCCGACTCAATACCCCACCTGAGGCGATAGGTCTGCAGGATGTCCAGAACGGGTAGATCCGAAGCGACGATCACCCTGTCCCCCACAGGGGACAGGGTGATGACCACGTGCATCCATCCGCCGTACACCCAGGACCACTCGAAGAGTGTGCGGACTTCCCCGGGCTGCAGGGTGGTGAAGAGATCCCGGACCAGCTCATCCTCAAGGCGGGTGTTCTCCCGGATGCGTACACACTGCCGGATGCGTTTCCAGCGCAGGAATGAGCACCACTCTCGACCGATGAACTCCCGATCGGCGATGACCACAGTCCAGCGACGGGCAGGCAGCACCTTCAGCAGACGGGCCACCAGCAGGATCCGGGCCGCTGTGCAACTATTCCCCTGATGCGGCAAGACCCGCCACACGAGGGGAATGACCGCGCCACCGAGGAGCGCCCCCAGCACCAGGATGTTGAGGGGCGTCTGGCCGTAGTGCCAGGTGGTGCGGTCCATGATCAGCGTCAGTTTGCCGTCCGGCAGAAGGGGAAGCAGGACGTCTGTGACATCCTGCGGCGTGAGGTGAGCGTCTTGGAAAACCCGCGCCACGGTGCGGGTTTTGGATTCGAGCGTGGCCTCCCGGGGTAGATGGAGCGCGATCTTGCGGTGAAGTGTGGATTCGGCTTGGAGCAGTGCCAGCAGCACTTCAGCGAGCCGCCGGAGGGCATCCAGGCGACGATGCGGAAGGCGGGTTTTCAGGTGGGCGGCCAGCGTGTCAGCATGCAAGTGGGCAGTATCGGGGATCGTCACAGACCCAGATACCGCCCTTTGTCATGCCTCATCGCGTCTCAGACGCCATTCGTCGCAAAGTGTCAGGTGCTGAGCAGGCCCGCCATACGACAAAAGATCGCCGGGGAGTTTCCCCGACGATCCCAACCATGGTGGCGCCATTGTCCGTGTGGTACAAAGTTATTTAGCGGTTTTAAAACTCATCCACAACGCCGTTATTCCCAGTTGGTCGCGCCAGTCGTTTTATTGATGCCAAACTTGTACGCCTCACCTGAATGACAGGATGTGCAGTTTACACGACCAGGATTAAAAACGCTCACATCATCGGCTTCCACATCGAGATTAATGCTGCGCTGATAACTACCAAACATGCCCGAAGAGCGCGTTGAGATGCTGTCTACACGAATCGAGTTGTAACCGTCACGCAATTTATCAGTGATATCAATGCTGCCATTGGTGTCGATCGAGCCAGCGAAAACTTTGTTGTTGCTGGCGTCCAGAACATACACGTTTGCGCTGCCATACATCTCGGTGAACTTCAGAATCACGCGCTTATAGGGGTTACAGGTACGCTGAGTGTAATTGAAAGGGCTGTGAACCTTTACTATGGGGCCATCCCAACGGCGTACGTCATACCCGACCGGTAACATGGTGGAAGGGCTGGCATTTGCGCCGAAGTAGGACTGGTACTTGAGGTCCTTGATGGCCGCATCAGTGGGCGTAAACGGGCCACCATAGGCATATACCTTCACGTGCGAGTTCTTCAGGGTATTCTTCTGGTGGACCGTGAGACTGGCCGAAGCGTTGTTGGCATCCTTGCCGTCCCCGTACGCTGCCGTCACTGTGGCTTTTAATTCGTTGACGCTGACGTTGGACGACATCGAGAAGATCAGGCGACGGCCGTACACTACCCGCTGCACGTAAGTGGGCAGGTTGTCATATGCCAACTGACCGTCGTTGCCCAGACCCTCAAGGTCTCCAGTAGTGACGTTGTTGAATAGACCTTCAACGATTGGTCGGGCGGGAAGCGATACGTCCACCCAATACTGCGCCTGGAA of Deinococcus aerophilus contains these proteins:
- a CDS encoding BPL-N domain-containing protein; amino-acid sequence: MTAAMVSGVPTWWIDLRAELSPELSRLRVAIYASAGAPYHHAALVAQWGGLPEPLSAAQIQAGGLKDYDVLVMPGGGLLGMAGLLAPLGITGSQAIREWVAAGGMYIGSCAGAYLPATVPASFAAQHPAIGPLHLLDVPLANGADAGLGGLDSPGVGVLQAVVAAPRHWLTQGLPHRFEVVHYNGPCFTPLVHTDVTAVTHVQGAGVAFTPWERSLPGDAAPLVETLIADGAANVVTGPFGQGNVVLFGSHPEFGFDVLQLGWGVAARLFGNALRHQGPRSRDSVLQQRDMSRVTLEVCPVADDLQRASQRFTDLVDRTPDLTGAPAFQGQQAPAIWKAALTEASALSADTAVFLRGLDTGQVPSACASWLDSSATPAQDYGFVGLRQLATHILSLLDQAEAHLRSPPKPSTSPYGDWDQHPYHLLASSYLSASGVTASASLVAGIIGTLSGTDCPPPHPMFSPERKHHD
- a CDS encoding ABC transporter permease, whose amino-acid sequence is MIEAREVGTTVSAVPGSKRRKGLLARMLSHPVGLLAITVLAMMYLTAFLGPLVYTASPITTDALNTTASPSAEHLLGTDELGRDVLARLMYGGRITLMISIISMLVALSIGSLVGAMAGYHRGWLEVVLMRVVDTFMAIPSFFLILAALAVLGNSPPIVVLVVGLGFWPQVARIVHAEVTKIRNFDFVEAERALGASSNRIIWRHIFPQALPATAVLTTLGIAWSILTETGLSYLGLGIQPPVASWGNMLQNAQTYFWVKPALAVYPGLMIAVAVLCFNLLGNVLRDLTDPRTR
- a CDS encoding ABC transporter permease; translated protein: MLGFLVRRLGQGVLVLVLISLITFFLINLAPGGPSSASRFETTAEERIALNKQLGLDQPLVSRYGQWAGNLVQGDFGVTLNGGQPIGPILRQRLGNTAQLALSALLLSVVIGIPLGILTAMRRNSVLDHVTNTITTLGMSIPDFWTGIMAILLFSVVWKVLPSSGLYDASAGFSLVGWLRHMILPAGVLAFVMLPNLVRFTRSSLLEVLGMDYLRTARAKGVGERRVISKHALRNALVPIIAMVGLILPALLSGSVIIESVFGLPGMGRLAVDAALGRDYNTIMAVTLVAGAVVIVTNLLIDLTYSVVDPRIRHD
- a CDS encoding ABC transporter substrate-binding protein, producing the protein MKKMRTMKLVALGFLLAGGTGAQNVDPNGSVTFVTTADPTFNPWSPNAFVESNLINELLFPGLTRWDKDLKPVPDLATSWKASSDGLKWTFNLRKNVKWSDGKPLTAEDVAFTFNDIVLKKELGANQGSTWRNAVTKVNVINSTTAEFILARPWASLPTYLAYYAGILPKHAFAGVTDPWKFTAFNKQNPVSSGPFKISQVVSGATIRMVRNDNYWGTKPKLQGVTFKVVSDSNAQLAQLLSGDVDLIAVSNPETVDRIKSSPNLVLDIATANIYYFVALNQDDPRFQDARVRQALLHAINRPAMITSVLKGYGQVATGPIAPIQKSYYNANVQQYPYDPAKAKALLAQAGWKPGPDGTLMKDGKPFVISMPTASYQQLVPISLLVQQYWKDIGVKADIKTMDWNSYIQQVIVKRDYQASAAWWSTPADPDVLPYYDSSAANVGNNIPNYKNPKLDALLESGRKASSTLSRKRIYNDAQALMAKELPYLYLWYPQSITAYNKRLQGMRGITQAADFQYANEWFVAK
- a CDS encoding IclR family transcriptional regulator, producing the protein MTQTTRDVPRYLIQSAALTLEVLLVFGRPPYRYTPSEMAQQLDLDRNQAFRCLRTLQHVGFIRLDEDDRFVLTKLVDQLATASQPQPTLVGAAQDFMDEVSQTTGETVNLFVLDGDQLSCVDHRDGVRPVRLVTEPGRRIPLHAGACPKAVLAFLSAAEQDTVLTQLPDLPRFTARTELDPEVLRQELEFIRLRGYAISDLDIDEEARGVGAPIFNAAGQVIGAISVGGPASRMTPQRLAELGNLIRSAAQRISRQLGQNRQLLFPLE
- a CDS encoding IS4 family transposase, with translation MTIPDTAHLHADTLAAHLKTRLPHRRLDALRRLAEVLLALLQAESTLHRKIALHLPREATLESKTRTVARVFQDAHLTPQDVTDVLLPLLPDGKLTLIMDRTTWHYGQTPLNILVLGALLGGAVIPLVWRVLPHQGNSCTAARILLVARLLKVLPARRWTVVIADREFIGREWCSFLRWKRIRQCVRIRENTRLEDELVRDLFTTLQPGEVRTLFEWSWVYGGWMHVVITLSPVGDRVIVASDLPVLDILQTYRLRWGIESAFSSLKSRGLNLEATHMTAPERISRLFGLLCIALAWMARVGAQWVQDHPPRQDNRGRAVVSQVRIGWQVLGQAARWGGEIFGDCLQLLSMPFPPTNTSNFRSVRC